In Bacillus sp. DX3.1, the following proteins share a genomic window:
- a CDS encoding GNAT family N-acetyltransferase, producing MIEIQLIDASQTYKLRKTILRPKQSIEDCKYPSDYEKNSFHLGAFLHNELISIASFSHESHPSLQGDHHYRLRGMATVPAFQKQRAGSSLIHSAEEILQKRQAQILWCNARITVTDYYSRLGFQGYGEIFDLPTIGPHKVMYKSL from the coding sequence ATGATCGAGATCCAGCTGATTGATGCCTCTCAAACATATAAACTGAGGAAAACTATTTTAAGACCAAAACAAAGTATAGAAGACTGTAAATACCCGTCTGATTACGAAAAAAATTCGTTTCACCTCGGTGCCTTTCTACACAACGAACTAATTAGCATCGCTTCCTTTTCTCATGAGTCACACCCTTCCTTACAGGGGGACCATCATTATCGTTTAAGAGGAATGGCGACAGTGCCAGCTTTTCAAAAACAACGCGCTGGCAGCTCATTAATTCATAGTGCTGAAGAAATACTACAAAAACGCCAAGCACAGATCCTATGGTGTAATGCAAGAATTACTGTTACAGATTACTATTCGCGACTAGGATTTCAAGGGTACGGTGAAATATTTGATCTGCCAACAATCGGACCTCATAAAGTAATGTATAAATCGTTATAA
- a CDS encoding DUF4022 family protein: MNHDMSISTLALFLLAEVLVAIILIGISIEIFSYGWKKPNGTKYFCIFLSLLIGTCSILGLCVAPAYFFIQLIDKAV; this comes from the coding sequence ATGAATCACGATATGTCCATTTCAACTTTAGCTCTTTTTTTATTAGCAGAAGTACTTGTTGCTATTATTCTTATTGGTATAAGCATTGAAATTTTCAGTTACGGCTGGAAGAAACCAAATGGTACGAAATACTTTTGTATCTTTCTTTCTCTCCTTATTGGTACATGTAGTATATTAGGCCTTTGTGTTGCACCAGCCTATTTCTTTATACAACTTATCGATAAAGCAGTATAA
- a CDS encoding monovalent cation:proton antiporter family protein — MEQHSSVLSLMIVVAIAFFVPLLLQRFKLKAIPVVVAEIIAGIFVGKSGFNVIEPDMWLQVLSTLGFIFLMFLSGLEIDFSIFKQKGKKNTTNEPNTFQVASIIFLFIFVLSYALSLVFVWLGFVDNAMFMTLIISTISLGVVVPTLKENNLGKTAIGQIILLVAVIADLVTMILLAVFVGLNSESGQSMWLLLVLFGAGIVIYFVARRFKNIPYLESLKAGSVQIDTRAVFALILILVGLSESVGAENILGAFLAGVLVSLLSPNEDMVEKLDSIGYGFFIPIFFVMVGVNLEVWSIFKEPSSMLMIPILIVGLFISKLLPSLVLQKWYPRNIVLGSAILLTSTLSLVIAAAQIGEKLNIISPSLSASLILSAVITCIFAPVLFKKMFPKVEIPKPKVSIIGASRITLPLSLDLKREDYDVTLYMMRQNKVNTEEVISHDFPIVKLDTISIEALEKQKAFDADRVVVATSDDEQNLLLAGHAKELGVEHVIASVEDPLLQEKATQEHIAVFSTINSTRILLRALIDKPSLVRLITTANETVREVELRNNTYDGLPLRRLPFLGDVLIIQIYRGNKAVVPHGDTKLQHGDTLLVTGSKEHIDTMKSILE; from the coding sequence ATATGTGGCTCCAAGTCTTATCAACGTTAGGTTTTATTTTCTTAATGTTCTTAAGCGGTTTAGAAATTGACTTTTCAATCTTTAAACAAAAAGGGAAAAAGAATACGACAAATGAACCAAATACTTTCCAAGTAGCAAGTATTATCTTTTTATTTATTTTCGTATTATCCTATGCCCTATCTCTTGTATTCGTATGGCTTGGCTTTGTAGATAATGCCATGTTTATGACATTAATTATTTCAACCATTTCTTTAGGTGTTGTTGTACCAACACTAAAAGAAAACAATTTAGGAAAAACAGCAATCGGTCAGATTATTTTATTAGTCGCTGTTATCGCTGACTTAGTTACGATGATTCTATTAGCTGTGTTTGTCGGATTAAACTCCGAAAGCGGTCAGAGCATGTGGCTTCTTCTTGTTCTATTTGGCGCAGGTATTGTGATTTACTTTGTTGCAAGACGCTTTAAAAATATTCCATACCTAGAAAGCTTAAAAGCCGGAAGTGTTCAAATTGATACACGAGCTGTTTTTGCACTCATTTTAATTCTTGTTGGATTATCAGAATCCGTTGGTGCAGAAAACATTTTAGGAGCCTTTTTAGCAGGTGTGCTCGTATCCTTACTATCACCCAACGAAGATATGGTCGAAAAACTAGATTCCATCGGATATGGTTTCTTTATCCCAATTTTCTTCGTTATGGTCGGTGTAAATTTAGAAGTATGGTCTATTTTTAAAGAGCCTTCTAGTATGCTGATGATTCCAATATTAATTGTTGGACTGTTTATCTCAAAATTATTACCGTCGCTTGTACTGCAGAAATGGTACCCTCGTAACATCGTATTAGGTAGTGCCATTTTATTAACATCAACATTATCATTAGTAATCGCAGCAGCACAAATTGGTGAAAAATTAAATATTATTAGTCCTAGTCTATCTGCTTCACTTATTTTGAGTGCAGTCATTACATGTATTTTTGCACCTGTACTATTTAAAAAGATGTTTCCAAAAGTAGAAATACCAAAACCAAAAGTTTCTATTATTGGTGCAAGTCGCATTACACTTCCGTTATCACTTGATTTAAAGAGAGAAGATTACGATGTAACACTTTACATGATGCGTCAAAATAAAGTAAATACAGAAGAAGTAATCTCTCATGACTTCCCAATTGTAAAATTAGATACAATTTCTATCGAGGCATTAGAAAAACAAAAAGCATTTGATGCAGATCGAGTTGTTGTTGCAACAAGTGATGATGAACAAAACCTGTTATTAGCAGGGCATGCAAAAGAATTAGGTGTTGAACATGTCATTGCAAGTGTCGAGGATCCTCTTCTACAAGAAAAAGCAACGCAAGAACATATTGCAGTGTTCTCAACCATTAACTCGACGCGCATTTTACTGCGTGCACTCATTGATAAACCCAGTCTCGTTCGTTTAATTACAACAGCAAATGAAACGGTGCGTGAAGTGGAATTACGTAACAATACGTATGACGGTTTACCACTTCGTCGCCTTCCATTCTTAGGCGATGTGCTCATCATTCAAATTTACCGTGGTAATAAAGCAGTAGTACCACACGGTGATACAAAATTACAACATGGAGATACACTCCTCGTAACGGGCTCAAAAGAACATATTGATACAATGAAAAGCATACTAGAATAG